From Verrucomicrobia bacterium S94, the proteins below share one genomic window:
- a CDS encoding isochorismatase family protein, which produces MLDSENTVLIFIDVQGRLHELMADKAVLDENLEKMICAAKLLDVPIIGTEQIPEKLGATNEPFKSMLEKAPMIGKTSFSCCGDEEFEAVFQSLGKRQVILAGIEAHICVYQTAVELLERGIEVFVAADAVASRADENKRLALGAIQQAGGVILPTESLLMALQKDAASPTFRGLLRLIK; this is translated from the coding sequence ATGCTGGATTCAGAAAACACGGTTTTGATTTTTATTGATGTTCAGGGGCGCCTTCATGAGCTCATGGCGGATAAGGCGGTTCTTGATGAAAATCTGGAAAAAATGATTTGCGCCGCAAAACTGCTGGATGTTCCAATTATTGGCACTGAGCAGATTCCGGAAAAGCTTGGGGCAACAAATGAGCCCTTTAAAAGTATGCTGGAAAAGGCTCCAATGATCGGAAAAACGTCGTTCAGCTGTTGCGGAGATGAGGAATTCGAGGCTGTTTTTCAGTCCCTGGGGAAAAGGCAGGTGATTCTGGCGGGGATTGAAGCACACATTTGTGTGTATCAAACGGCGGTGGAGCTGCTTGAACGGGGGATCGAGGTTTTTGTGGCGGCCGATGCGGTGGCATCGCGGGCGGATGAAAACAAGAGATTGGCATTAGGGGCCATTCAGCAGGCCGGAGGCGTGATTCTTCCGACGGAATCCCTGCTGATGGCCCTGCAGAAAGATGCTGCGTCGCCGACGTTCCGGGGGCTGCTTCGATTGATTAAGTAA